The Methanococcoides methylutens MM1 genome has a window encoding:
- a CDS encoding cytochrome b5 domain-containing protein has product MEEFTKEQLAKYNGQDGEKCYIAYKGKVYDVTESMLWDEGDHQGMHEAGIDLTEEMDDSPHDDDVMEDFPVVGTLVD; this is encoded by the coding sequence GTGGAAGAATTTACAAAGGAACAACTTGCAAAATACAATGGTCAGGACGGAGAAAAGTGCTACATAGCATATAAGGGAAAGGTCTACGATGTAACTGAAAGCATGCTATGGGATGAGGGAGATCATCAGGGCATGCATGAAGCTGGAATAGACCTTACAGAGGAAATGGACGATTCACCCCATGACGATGATGTTATGGAAGACTTCCCTGTTGTCGGTACATTGGTAGATTGA
- a CDS encoding sensor histidine kinase KdpD: MIEEVFTNLISNAVKYSPENENIEIAVKDLNENWKVTITDSGEGIGDNDKKMIFDRFKRAVGDCNIKGSGLGLAIVKRIVELHGGQVGVEDNPNGPGSVFWVTLKKA; encoded by the coding sequence ATGATCGAGGAAGTGTTCACGAACCTGATATCAAATGCTGTGAAGTACAGCCCTGAGAACGAGAACATAGAAATAGCTGTAAAAGACCTGAATGAAAACTGGAAAGTAACAATTACGGACTCAGGAGAGGGAATTGGAGATAATGATAAGAAGATGATCTTCGACCGCTTCAAAAGAGCAGTTGGAGATTGCAATATAAAGGGAAGCGGACTTGGTCTCGCAATTGTCAAGAGAATAGTCGAACTGCATGGCGGACAGGTTGGAGTGGAAGACAACCCGAACGGTCCGGGAAGTGTTTTCTGGGTAACGTTAAAGAAAGCTTAA